One window of the Camelus ferus isolate YT-003-E chromosome 12, BCGSAC_Cfer_1.0, whole genome shotgun sequence genome contains the following:
- the LLPH gene encoding protein LLP homolog has protein sequence MAKSLRSKWKRKMRAEKRKKNAPKELSRLKSILKVDSDVLMKDVQEIVTVVEPKHCQEKTQCLVKEETDDMKMETDIKRNKKTLLDQHGQYPIWMNQRQRKRLKATREKKKGKSKAKAMKAAKGLAW, from the exons ATGGCTAAAAGTTTACGGagtaagtggaaaagaaagatgcgtgctgaaaagagaaaaaagaatgccCCAAAGGAGCTCAGCAGACTTAAAAGTATTCTTAAAGTAGATAGTGATGTTTTAATGAAAGACGTTCAAGAGATAGTAACTGTGGTGGAACCTAAACATTGTCAAGAGAAAACGCAGTGTTTGgtgaaagaagaaacag ATGACATGAAAATGGAGACTGAtattaagagaaacaaaaagactcTTCTAGACCAGCATGGACAGTACCCTATATGGATGAACCAGAGGCAAAGAAAAAGGCTGAAAGCAACTcgagagaaaaagaaggggaagagCAAAGCAAAAGCCATGAAGGCAGCGAAGGGTTTGGCCTGGTAG